Genomic DNA from Candidatus Brocadia sp.:
TTGATTTGGAACCACTTTTTTAAATATCACCTATAATTACTGAAAAGTATTATTTTTTCATTTCATTCCGAACGATCGATAACCTGAAAAGAAATGGGTCAACCTTAATACAACTTATTTTTCTACGAAGAAATTGTGGTGTGTTATTATTGCCGCTCCCTTCATCTCGTGTAACAATAATCCCCCCTTTCTCTTACATCCTTCCTTATGGTTACCGTATATGGAGAATCTAAATAAATAGATATTCTATCTAAAAATTTATAAAATGTATCAATATTATGAAATTTAAATGATTCTCATCATGTTAACGTAACTCTTAATCATAATTATAATTAAGAAATATTATTTTATTTCTCACGGGAAGGCATTGTTTTTGTCAATAAAGATATTGCATTCAATTTTTTTTAAAATGAGTGGTTGTTCAGAATAAGGTTCTCTTGACTTACTTTCTGAAAAATGGGGAAAGAAAAATTCGTTTTTTTGTTATTTTTCATGGATTCATCTGAGATTATTCAGAAGGGAGAAGCAAATGTTAAGAACACTATTATTAATTTTACTCATTTTGGCACTCATCGGGGCACTACCCACGTGGCCTTATAGTGGAACCTGGGGTTATTATCCGAGCAGTTCATTAGGATTTATTCTTCTGATCATAATCATACTGCTTTTGTTCGGTTTTATTTAAAAGATGAACCCTATCGATACAAATGCAATCAGATGTATTACCTTTTTTCCTTCAATCATTAAGGAGGTCATATCATGCTTTACTGGGCTCTAGTTTTCTTTATTATTTCAATCGTTGCAGCTTTGTTTGGATTTACTGGTATAGCTGTAGCGGCGGCAACTATTTCAAAGTTCCTATTCTTTATTTTTGTGGTTCTTTTTGTCATTTTTTTGGTTTTCGGGCTTTTAGGACTTAGGCCGCCACCTCCGCTCTAACAGTTTTATAAAAAGTTTTAAACCATGAAGCTACCAGCATGGAGAAAGTGTAAAATTTATAAACGGATCATTAGTTTGACCTTATAACAAAAATAAGGGGCAAAATTTTCATTGCGTGAAATGCAAGTCGGAGTAAATTGCTTAGATAATTGGCGATACGAATTTGTTGTCTGGGCTCCTCTTCCGAGTCAAGTATCGTTAAAAGTAGTTTCGCCATACAAAAAGATTATTCCCATGAAAAAAGACGATAGGGAATATTGGAAAACAACTATTGAAGAACCATCCCAAAATATTTCATACTTTTATTGGCTCGATGACAAAACGGACAGACCTGATCCCGCATCCCATTATCAGCCTCATGGTGTCCATGGCCCCTCTCAGGTAATAGATCATTCCTTCCCCTGGGAAGACGGGAATTGGAAAGGATTTGATCTTTCTGAAATGATCATCTATGAGCTGCATGTGGGAACATTCACACCCGATGGAACCTTTGATGCCGTAATTTGCCGTCTGGATGAATTAAACGAACTAGGGATAAATGCCTTAGAAATAATGCCCGTTGCCCAGTTTCCAGGCGAAAGGAACTGGGGTTACGATGGAACGTATCCATATGCAGTACAAAATTCCTACGGCGGCCCAGAAGGCTTTAAACGTTTAATAAATGAATGTCATAAAAAGGGCATCGCGGTTATACTTGATGTAGTTTACAATCACCTTGGACCGGAAGGCAATTATCTCAGGGACTTCGGACCGTACTTTACGGATAAATACAAAACGCCATGGGGAGAAGCTATAAACTTTGATGATCAATATTCTCATGAGGTAAGAAACTTTTTTATTGAAAATGCCATTCACTGGTTCAGGCATTATCACGTGGATGCCCTCCGCATTGACGCTATTCATGCCATATTTGACATGGGGGCGAAACACTTTCTCTATGAGCTTTCAGAACGGGTTGAAGAATTTTCTCAAAAACAAGGGAAAAAATATTACCTCATCGCTGAAAGTGATTTAAATGATTCCCGCGTTGTAATACCAAGAGAATCCTTGGGGTATGGTATTGACGGAGTATGGTGTGATGACTTTCATCATTCACTTCATACCCTTCTTACCAGAGAAAATCGCGGATATTATATTGATTTCGGAAAGATTGCGCATATGGTAAAATCTATAAGAGAAGGCTTTGTCTATTCGGGAGAGTATTCACTGTTTAGAAAGAAAAATCATGGTAATTCTTCAAAGGATATACCTGCAAATCAAATGGTAGTTTTTTCACAAAACCACGATCAGATAGGGAACAGGATGCTGGGGGAAAGGCTCAGCACCCTTGTATCGTTTGAGGCTCTTAAAGTTGCCGCAGGCATAGTCCTTCTCTCCCCCTATATACCCCTTCTTTTTATGGGAGAAGAGTACGGTGAGGATGCCCCATTTCTCTACTTTGTAAGCCATTCCGATCCTGCCCTTATAGAGACAGTGCGAATGGGAAGGAAGAAAGAGTTCGGTGAGTTCAAATGGCAAGGTGAACCGCCAGACCCACAAAATGCAGAAACATTCATGAAATCAAAGATAAACTGGAAGAAAAGAACGGGAGGCAATCACAAAGTTTTATTGAACTTTTATAAGAATTTAATATTGTTAAGGAAAACAAACCCTGTCCTTTCATATCTTGACAAAAAGAGCTACATTGTAGATAGTCTTGGAAGAAAAAAGATCATACTTATGAGAAGATGGAATGATTCTCATGAAGTATTTTTTATTATCAATTTTAACTGTTCTGAGGAAAAGATCGTCCCTATTATTGAAGGCAGATGGAATAAAATACTGGATTCCTCAGAAAAAATATGGAATGGCCCCGGATCGCTTCTCCCAAAGGAACTCAATTCCGGGGAAGAAATAAACATAAAGGGACAGAGTTTTGTTCTGTATAACAGAAAGAAACTTATCGCGGTGTAGCCACAATCAAAACAAATTTAACCACAAAACTACAAAGAATTCAATCATCAGGAATATGAAAGAAGTATGATTTAAATCTTACATCGGACAAGCTGGAAGTGGAAAATGACAATTGACGGAAGAAAAAGGGTTGTTATAGAAAATTTACAGCCAGAGATCGATGGTGGCCGTTTTCCCATTAAAAGAATCGTTGGAGAAAAGGTAGTAGTTACCGCTGATATTTTTGCTGATGGACATGATACCGTTTGGGCAAATGTCTTGTACAAATATCAGAACGATGATACGTGGCTCGAAATTCCTATGTTTTTTTTGGAAAATGACCGGTGGCAGGGAGAATTTATTGTTGAAGAAATGGGAATTTATAAGTATACAGTTGAAGCAGGCATAGATCATTTCAAAACCTGGCAGGATGACCTCAAAAAGAAATACGATGCCAACCAGGATATAAAGGTCGAAATACTTATCGGAATTCAACTCATTCAAGGCATATTACAAAGGGTATCGGCAGATAATAAAAAAACACTGATAGAGTATATAGATTTTTTAAAAAAAGAGGAAAGCAGACAAGATTTGATGACAATTGCTCTAAAGAATGAACTCAGTAACCTCATAAAGAAATATCCGGATAAGCAGTCAGCTGCGAATTATGGAAGGGAGCTTACCATAGTAACAGACAGAAAAAAAGCCCTTTTTAGTGCATGGTATGAGCGATTCCCAAGGTCCTGCTCTCCAGAGGCTAATAAACATGGGACATTCAAGGATTGTGAAAGCATCCTTCCGGAAATATCAAAAATGGGTTTTGATGTGTTTTATCTTCCGCCCATTCATCCTATAGGAAAGACAAACCGTAAAGGCAAGAATAATTCAATTGTGGTTAATCCTGATGATGTTGGAAGCCCTTGGGCAATAGGGTCGCAAGAAGGCGGACACAAATCCATTCATCCTCAACTGGGTACATTAAACGACCTTGAGCGATTCAAGGAAAGGGCCAAAGGTTATGGAATAGAACTTGCTTTGGACCTGGCATTCCAGTGCTCCCCTGACCATCCCTATGTAAAAGAGCATCCGGGATGGTTTCGTTGGCGTCCTGACGGTTCTGTCCAGTATGCTGAAAATCCACCGAAGAAATACGAAGATGTACTTCCTTTAAATTTTGAAACAGAACAGTGGCAACAACTATGGGATGAATTAAAGAGTGTCGTGGTCTTCTGGGTGGAAAGAGGCATCCGCATATTCAGGGTTGATAACCCACACACGAAGCCGTTTCCTTTCTGGGAATGGCTGATAAAGGAAGTAAAGAGAAAATACCCTGATGTTCTCTTTCTTTCAGAGGCCTTCACAAGACCGAAGGTTATGTACTATCTTGCAAAACTCGGATTTACGCAATCCTATACCTATTTCACCTGGAGGAATACAAAGCGAGAATTTATCGAGTATATTAACGAACTTGTCCAGACCAACGTAAGGGAGTATTTCAGGCCCAACTTCTGGCCCAACACACCCGACATCCTTCCTGAACATCTCCAGTACGGAGGCAGGCCTGCATTTATGATCAGACTTATTCTTGCCGCAACATTATCATCCAACTACGGCATTTTTGGTCCCGCCTTTGAACTCTGCATTAACGAGTCAATTCCCGGAAAGGAAGAGTACCTCAATTCAGAAAAATATGAGATAAAACACTGGGAATGGGATAGTCCAGGAAATCTCAAAGATTATATTGCCAGGGTTAATCGGGTACGAAAGGAAAACCCTGCTCTTCAGATCACAGGGAATGTCCAATTCTATGAAGTAAACAATGAATATCTTATCGCTTACGGAAAGGCAACGGAAGATTATTCTAACATAATCCTGGTTGTGGTAAATCTTGATCCCTATCACAACCAGTCTGGATGGGTAAAAGTCCCTATTAGCAAGTTTGGAATAGATGCAGACCAGCCGTACCTCGTTCACGATCTGTTAAGCGATGGCAAATATATCTGGCACGGTGAAAATAATTATGTGGAACTCAAACCACATGATATGCCAGCCCATATTTTCAAAGTAAGGAAGAAATTGAAAAGAGAAACTGATTTTGATTATTTCCTGTAAGGAGAATCGATAATGCCACAAAAAGTGGTTTATACCGAAGGCGATCCCTTCTGGTATAAGGATGCCATCATCTACGAGCTTCACGTAAAGGCTTTCTATGACTTCAATGACGATGGAATTGGAGATTTTAAAGGACTGACCAGTAAATTAGACTATCTGGAGCATCTTGGGATAACTGCCATATGGCTTCTCCCCTTTTACCCCTCTCCCCTTAAGGACGATGGATATGATATAGCAAATTATTTTGGCGTGCATCCTGATTACGGTTTATTAAGGGATTTCAAGGAATTTGTCAAAGAGGCCCACAAAAGAGGGATACGGGTTATTACAGAACTGGTTTTAAACCATACTTCTGAACGGCATGTCTGGTTTCAGGGGGCCAGGAAGGCGAAACCAGGCTCTGCATTGAGGAATTTCTACGTCTGGAGCAGTACTTCGGAAAAGTATCAGGATGCCAGGATAATATTCAAAGATTTTGAATCGTCAAACTGGACATGGGATCCTGTAGCAAAGTCCCACTACTGGCACCGATTTTATGCGCATCAGCCTGATCTAAACTTCGACAACCTTCTTGTGCAAAAGAAAATTCTGAGAGTTATTGACTATTGGCTGGATATGGGTGTAGATGGGTTCCGTTTGGACGCCGTTCCTTATCTCTTTGAAAGAGAAGGAACAAACTGTGAAAATCTGCCTGAGACCCATGAATTCCTGAAGAAGCTCAGGGTACATGTAGACAGCGGATTTAAAAACAAGATGCTTCTTGCCGAGGCAAACCAGTGGCCGGAGGATGCAATAGCCTATTTTGGGAATGGCGATGAATGTCACATGACTTTCCACTTTCCATTGATGCCAAGACTATTCATGGCAATCTGGATGGAAGACAGATTTCCCATAATAGACATCTTTGAACAGACCCCATCGATACCGGATGTATGCCAATGGGCGCTCTTTCTGAGAAATCATGACGAGCTTACCCTCGAGATGGTAAGTGATGAAGAAAGAGATTATATGTACAGGGTCTATGCAAGAGACCCTGTTGCAAGGATAAATCTTGGTATCCGACGGCGTCTTGCCCCGCTTCTTGGAAACAACAGGAGGAAGATAGAGCTTATGAATGCACTCCTCTTTTCCCTTCCCGGCACCCCCATTATTTACTACGGCGATGAGATTGGCATGGGAGATAATTACCACCTTGGGGACAGAGATGGCGTAAGAACTCCCATGCAGTGGAATGTGGACAGGAATGCCGGCTTTTCCAGGGCAAACCCGCAGAAACTCTTTCTTCCTATTATCATGGACCCGGAGTATCACTACGAAGCTGTTAATGTTGAGAATCAGGAACGGAATCAGGCGTCTCTTCTCTGGTGGATGCGAAGGGTTATTGCAATGAGGAAACGTTTTAAGGCGTTTGGAAGGGGAAGCATTGAGTTCTTGTTTTCAGACAACCCAAAGGTGCTTGCGTTTATACGTCGGTATCAAAATGAGGTCATTCTTACGGTAGTCAACCTTTCACGATTTTCCCAGGTAGTAAAACTTGACCTTTCACGGTTTTCCGGATATTGGCCAGAGGAAGTATTCAGCAGAAATAAATTTCCAATAATAACAGAAACGCCTTATATACTTACGATCGGACGTCATGATTATTATTGGTTTGCCATACAAAAAGCAGATGGTGGCGTAAGGTTTGAAAAGATACGAACTATCCCAGAATTGAGCGTGAGTGGAAGTTGGGAATCAGTATTTGAGGGGAAAACAATAGAAAAGTTAGAAAGGGAAATACTGCCTTCTTATATAAAAATGTGCAGATGGTTTGGTGGTAAGGCCCAGGAGATGCAAGGGGTTAAAATCATTGAAAATATTTCACTCAGTGAAAATTCTTGTGTTACGCAACTGCTCTTGATCGAGGTCAGATATATTACGGAACTATCCGATACATACCTTCTTCCCCTTTCCTTTTCATCCGGAGATAAAGCAGAAAGTATTGTAATTGAAAATTTTCCGGCGGTAGTTGCACATCTAAAGACCCAAAGCGCCGAAGGCATTCTCTATGATAGTATCTATAATGAAGAATTTCGCAAACATCTCCTGAAAATGTTTACGCGAAAACATACTGTTCGTGGTTTCAACGGATATCTTGTCACCTATACGGGAAAGGCTTTTAAAAAGTATAAACTAAAAGAAATTCTGTCAGAAAAATCACAGGTTCTCAAAGCCGAACAGAGCAATTCGTCCTTTCTTTATGGCAAAGAACTTTTTTTAAAACTGTATAGACGCCTGGACGAAGGAATAAATCCCGATTTAGAAATCGGAAGGTTCCTCACCGAGAATACTTCTTTTTCTCATATCCCTTCCTTTGCCGGAGCAATAGAATACAGGAGACAAGGCTCTGAACCAGTGGTCATTGGTATGCTTCAAGCCTTTATTCCTAATCAGGGAGATGCCTGGGCATATACCCTTGATTGGGTGGGGAGATATTTCGGCAGAGTCCTCGCCAAAAGGGCCGAAATTCAGGAAATTCCAACGGCACCATCCTCTCTTTTAGAGATTGCTTTTCAGGAAATACCTTTACTTTTTCAGGAATTAATCGGGGGTGTCTATATTGAAATGATAACCCTTCTGGGGAAAAGAACGGCAGAACTTCACTTGTCACTTTCTTCCGAAACAGAAGATCCTGATTTCAGACCTGAACCTTTCTCAGTGCTTTACCAAAGATCCCTTTATCAAGCTATGCAACTTCTTACAAAAAAGGTTTTTTCACTTGCAAGAAAAAATCTGAATAATTTACCGGACAATCTAAAAGAGTTAACGAACGAGATATTGAATTTTGAAAAAGAGATCATGGGTCGCTTTAGTGTTCTTTTCAAAAGAAAACTATCTGCAATGAAGATACGAATCCATGGAGATTATCACCTTGGGCAGGTTCTTCACACGGGAAATGATTTTGTTATTATTGACTTTGAAGGAGAACCCGCAAGGACTTTGACCGAAAGAAGACTGAAGAGATCGCCATTAAGAGATGTGGCAGGTATGATACGCTCCTTTCACTACGCAGCCCACACAGCGCTTCTCAAGCATGCGTCCGTTAGACCGGAGGATATTCCGGTACTTGAACCATGGCTCAATCTCTGGTACAGATATGTTGGGGGCACCTTTTTACGGTCATACCTCAATACGGCAGAAAATGCCCCTTTTATCCCCAGGGACAAAGAGGAGCTCAACATCATGCTAAGAGCTTATCTCCTGGAAAAGGCGGTTTATGAACTCGGATACGAATTAAACAATCGGCCTGAATGGGTAATTATCCCATTAAAGGGGATAAAACATTTGCTGGAGGTCCGGTAACATTAATTAGGTTGGGTTTTAAAAGACAAAAACCCAACGACCTTCTTGTTATTCCGAACACATTCACATTGTTCAGTGTAAACTCCGCGAGGAATTTTAACATCGTAAGATCTCTCTTTGCAATGATGAGAGGCAAGGATGCCGGTCCCACGAGAACAGTTTGTGTAGGGTGCGTCCCACGCACCATCCATACGTTGGATTGTTTTGGTGCGTGGGACGCACCCTACAAGATTGAAATTCCTTTCTATTTAATTAAGCCTTCGGCAACTTCCCCTCCGTTTGCGGGGGATTATGGGGGTGTTTGAAATTCCTTAGCATCAAGATAGCGAAACCTCAGTTAAACGTAAAGAGTAAAAATCTAAATACGAGAAAGGAGAAAAAGCCTTACGGCGTAATACTATGGACAGATATATTTGCATACATGGACACTTCTATCAGCCACCAAGGGAAAATCCGTGGCTCGAAGCAATAGAAATACAGGACTCTGCTTTTCCTTACCATGACTGGAATGAGAAGGTCAACGCCGAATGCTACGCCCCGAATTCTGCATCCAGAGTTTTGGATGCCGAAAGACGCATCATGGACATTGTCAACAATTATAGCAGGATAAGTTTCAATTTTGGCCCTACCCTCCTTTCATGGATGGAAGTATATGCTCCTGATATTTATCGGGCAATACTTGATGCAGACAGACAAAGTATGGAATGGCGTTCGGGACATGGTAATGCAATTGCACAGATTTATAATCATATTATTATGCCACTTGCCAATACCCGCGATAAACGCACTCAAATACTTTGGGGTATAAAGGACTTTGAGTATAGATTTAAGCGTTCCCCTGAAGGTATGTGGCTGTCAGAGACTGCAGTCGATATGGAAACGTTGGACATGCTTGCGGAACATGGCATAAAATTTACCATCCTTGCCCCGCATCAGGCATTCAGGGTAAGGAAACTTAGTGCTGAAAAGTGGAAAGATGTAAGTGGAGGGCGAATTGATCCCACAAGGGCTTATTTATGCAAATTACCATCAGGCAGGACAATAAATATCTTTTTTTATGATGGGCCTATATCCCAGGCAGTCGCATTTGAAAACTTACTAAATCGGGGAGAAGATTTTGCAAACCGACTGTTGGGCGGTTTTTCCGACACAAGAAAATGGCCACAAATTCTTAACATTGCGACAGATGGGGAATCCTACGGGCATCACCATAGATATGGGGGTATGGCGCTTACCTTTGTCCTTAATCATATTGAGAACAATAAATTGGCAAAGCTGACAAATTATGGAGAATATCTCGAAAAACATCCTTCAGCACACGAAATTCAAATACATGAAAATACATCATGGAGTTGTATGCATGGTATAGAACGATGGAAAAGTAACTGCGGATGTAAATCCGGAGGACCTCCTGAATGGAGCCAGGAATGGAGGGGTCCACTTCGTGATGCCATGGACTGGCTCAGAGATCAATTGGTGTCAATATATGAAAATAAGGCAAAAGAATATCTTAAGAATCCATGGGAAGCAAGGGATGAATACATTGGAGTCATCCTTAATCGTTCTCAGGAAACCATTGACAGATTTATTGCAAGGCATGCAACAAAAAATTTGAATGAAGAGGAGAGGATAATTGTTCTCAAACTCCTGGAAATTCAAAGGCATGCCATGCTGATGTACACAAGTTGTGGATGGTTTTTTGCTGATATTTCTGGTCTTGAAACCGTTCAAATTATGGAATATGCAGGCAGAACTATCCAATTGTCCAAAGACCTTATTACCAATGATCTCGAAAGTGCCTTTCAGGAAAGGCTTTCGAAAGCAAAAAGTAACTTCCCTGAACATCGTGACGGCGCACATATTTATGAAGGATTTGTGAAACCCACCATCATAGATCTCAAGGAGGTTGGTGTACACTTTGCTGTAAGTTCCCTCTTTGAAACCTATGCAGAAATGACAAAGATTTATTGCTATGTGGTAGCTATAGAAGACTATCAAAAGGTAGAAGCGGGAAGAATGAGTTTAGCTATAGGCCGGATTCTTGTTACTTCAGGGATTACCGGCAAGTCAGAACACATGATTTTTAGCGGGCTACACCTCGGTAATCACGATTTTAATGGCGGTGTTAGTAATTTTCCCGGAAATGATGAATATCAATCCATGAAAGGTGAAATGATCGCAGTATTTAAAAAAGGTGCCCTTGCAGATATTGTGAGGATGATGGACAAGCATTTTGGCATGCACAATTATTCCTTGCGGGACCTTTTCAAGGACCAGCAACGTAAGATTTTAAATCAGGTTATCAGTTCGACGATACAAGAGTTCGAAGATACATATCGGGATATGTATGAGAATAACTGCATCCTGATGGGTTTTTTACAGGAGACGGGCATCCCTATTCCAAAGGCGTTTTATACAGCTGCTGATTTTATACTTAATGTTGATTTAAAAACAGCATTCGGGGAAGAA
This window encodes:
- the treS gene encoding maltose alpha-D-glucosyltransferase: MPQKVVYTEGDPFWYKDAIIYELHVKAFYDFNDDGIGDFKGLTSKLDYLEHLGITAIWLLPFYPSPLKDDGYDIANYFGVHPDYGLLRDFKEFVKEAHKRGIRVITELVLNHTSERHVWFQGARKAKPGSALRNFYVWSSTSEKYQDARIIFKDFESSNWTWDPVAKSHYWHRFYAHQPDLNFDNLLVQKKILRVIDYWLDMGVDGFRLDAVPYLFEREGTNCENLPETHEFLKKLRVHVDSGFKNKMLLAEANQWPEDAIAYFGNGDECHMTFHFPLMPRLFMAIWMEDRFPIIDIFEQTPSIPDVCQWALFLRNHDELTLEMVSDEERDYMYRVYARDPVARINLGIRRRLAPLLGNNRRKIELMNALLFSLPGTPIIYYGDEIGMGDNYHLGDRDGVRTPMQWNVDRNAGFSRANPQKLFLPIIMDPEYHYEAVNVENQERNQASLLWWMRRVIAMRKRFKAFGRGSIEFLFSDNPKVLAFIRRYQNEVILTVVNLSRFSQVVKLDLSRFSGYWPEEVFSRNKFPIITETPYILTIGRHDYYWFAIQKADGGVRFEKIRTIPELSVSGSWESVFEGKTIEKLEREILPSYIKMCRWFGGKAQEMQGVKIIENISLSENSCVTQLLLIEVRYITELSDTYLLPLSFSSGDKAESIVIENFPAVVAHLKTQSAEGILYDSIYNEEFRKHLLKMFTRKHTVRGFNGYLVTYTGKAFKKYKLKEILSEKSQVLKAEQSNSSFLYGKELFLKLYRRLDEGINPDLEIGRFLTENTSFSHIPSFAGAIEYRRQGSEPVVIGMLQAFIPNQGDAWAYTLDWVGRYFGRVLAKRAEIQEIPTAPSSLLEIAFQEIPLLFQELIGGVYIEMITLLGKRTAELHLSLSSETEDPDFRPEPFSVLYQRSLYQAMQLLTKKVFSLARKNLNNLPDNLKELTNEILNFEKEIMGRFSVLFKRKLSAMKIRIHGDYHLGQVLHTGNDFVIIDFEGEPARTLTERRLKRSPLRDVAGMIRSFHYAAHTALLKHASVRPEDIPVLEPWLNLWYRYVGGTFLRSYLNTAENAPFIPRDKEELNIMLRAYLLEKAVYELGYELNNRPEWVIIPLKGIKHLLEVR
- a CDS encoding alpha-1,4-glucan--maltose-1-phosphate maltosyltransferase — encoded protein: MTIDGRKRVVIENLQPEIDGGRFPIKRIVGEKVVVTADIFADGHDTVWANVLYKYQNDDTWLEIPMFFLENDRWQGEFIVEEMGIYKYTVEAGIDHFKTWQDDLKKKYDANQDIKVEILIGIQLIQGILQRVSADNKKTLIEYIDFLKKEESRQDLMTIALKNELSNLIKKYPDKQSAANYGRELTIVTDRKKALFSAWYERFPRSCSPEANKHGTFKDCESILPEISKMGFDVFYLPPIHPIGKTNRKGKNNSIVVNPDDVGSPWAIGSQEGGHKSIHPQLGTLNDLERFKERAKGYGIELALDLAFQCSPDHPYVKEHPGWFRWRPDGSVQYAENPPKKYEDVLPLNFETEQWQQLWDELKSVVVFWVERGIRIFRVDNPHTKPFPFWEWLIKEVKRKYPDVLFLSEAFTRPKVMYYLAKLGFTQSYTYFTWRNTKREFIEYINELVQTNVREYFRPNFWPNTPDILPEHLQYGGRPAFMIRLILAATLSSNYGIFGPAFELCINESIPGKEEYLNSEKYEIKHWEWDSPGNLKDYIARVNRVRKENPALQITGNVQFYEVNNEYLIAYGKATEDYSNIILVVVNLDPYHNQSGWVKVPISKFGIDADQPYLVHDLLSDGKYIWHGENNYVELKPHDMPAHIFKVRKKLKRETDFDYFL
- a CDS encoding DUF1328 domain-containing protein, producing the protein MLYWALVFFIISIVAALFGFTGIAVAAATISKFLFFIFVVLFVIFLVFGLLGLRPPPPL
- a CDS encoding DUF3309 domain-containing protein, with product MLRTLLLILLILALIGALPTWPYSGTWGYYPSSSLGFILLIIIILLLFGFI
- the treZ gene encoding malto-oligosyltrehalose trehalohydrolase, whose amino-acid sequence is MQVGVNCLDNWRYEFVVWAPLPSQVSLKVVSPYKKIIPMKKDDREYWKTTIEEPSQNISYFYWLDDKTDRPDPASHYQPHGVHGPSQVIDHSFPWEDGNWKGFDLSEMIIYELHVGTFTPDGTFDAVICRLDELNELGINALEIMPVAQFPGERNWGYDGTYPYAVQNSYGGPEGFKRLINECHKKGIAVILDVVYNHLGPEGNYLRDFGPYFTDKYKTPWGEAINFDDQYSHEVRNFFIENAIHWFRHYHVDALRIDAIHAIFDMGAKHFLYELSERVEEFSQKQGKKYYLIAESDLNDSRVVIPRESLGYGIDGVWCDDFHHSLHTLLTRENRGYYIDFGKIAHMVKSIREGFVYSGEYSLFRKKNHGNSSKDIPANQMVVFSQNHDQIGNRMLGERLSTLVSFEALKVAAGIVLLSPYIPLLFMGEEYGEDAPFLYFVSHSDPALIETVRMGRKKEFGEFKWQGEPPDPQNAETFMKSKINWKKRTGGNHKVLLNFYKNLILLRKTNPVLSYLDKKSYIVDSLGRKKIILMRRWNDSHEVFFIINFNCSEEKIVPIIEGRWNKILDSSEKIWNGPGSLLPKELNSGEEINIKGQSFVLYNRKKLIAV
- a CDS encoding DUF3536 domain-containing protein produces the protein MDRYICIHGHFYQPPRENPWLEAIEIQDSAFPYHDWNEKVNAECYAPNSASRVLDAERRIMDIVNNYSRISFNFGPTLLSWMEVYAPDIYRAILDADRQSMEWRSGHGNAIAQIYNHIIMPLANTRDKRTQILWGIKDFEYRFKRSPEGMWLSETAVDMETLDMLAEHGIKFTILAPHQAFRVRKLSAEKWKDVSGGRIDPTRAYLCKLPSGRTINIFFYDGPISQAVAFENLLNRGEDFANRLLGGFSDTRKWPQILNIATDGESYGHHHRYGGMALTFVLNHIENNKLAKLTNYGEYLEKHPSAHEIQIHENTSWSCMHGIERWKSNCGCKSGGPPEWSQEWRGPLRDAMDWLRDQLVSIYENKAKEYLKNPWEARDEYIGVILNRSQETIDRFIARHATKNLNEEERIIVLKLLEIQRHAMLMYTSCGWFFADISGLETVQIMEYAGRTIQLSKDLITNDLESAFQERLSKAKSNFPEHRDGAHIYEGFVKPTIIDLKEVGVHFAVSSLFETYAEMTKIYCYVVAIEDYQKVEAGRMSLAIGRILVTSGITGKSEHMIFSGLHLGNHDFNGGVSNFPGNDEYQSMKGEMIAVFKKGALADIVRMMDKHFGMHNYSLRDLFKDQQRKILNQVISSTIQEFEDTYRDMYENNCILMGFLQETGIPIPKAFYTAADFILNVDLKTAFGEEIDTEKIHAIINDMKKWHLTAEPLELEYKVRHKAEEMMNKFGSNLSDISLLLETQKVIELLHSLPIEINFWFTQNIYFKIAKTQYKEFLSKQKSGDKDAARWVEVFKQIGHNLFFNITAVLPED